The Chryseobacterium sp. JV274 sequence AATACCGGATAATCTTCCTGTTTTTATTCCAAAAACTTCCTCCAGTTCAGGACTTCCCTGCAGAAAAATCATTTTTCCGTTCACAAAGTCGGCATTATTCTTTTTACTGATGTAATGAAATAAGGCACTTTGTGCACCGGCAATCTGAAGCGGCATTCCTTCTTTGGAAATAGGAATATATTTTGATCCGGAAGTTGTTCCCGAAGTTTTAGCAAAATATTCAGGAGTTTCTGTCCATAAAATATTGGACTGTCCTTTTTTTACCCGTTCTATATAAGGTTTAAGATCTTCATAATCTGCTACAGGAACTCTGTCTTGAAAATCTTTCACCGAATGGATGTTTTCAAAATCATGTTCCCGGCCAAAAAGTGTTTTTTGAGCCGTACTGACTAGAGAAAGTAATAAGTCCTCCTGGTTTTTCTCTGCATTTTTTTTGAATTCCTCCGCTTTTTGAACATGTTTCTTTGCCCAGATCAGCGCTGCATTTTTCTTGAAGAAGTTTAACATGGGTCAAATTTATAAATAAGTAGAGAATATGGAGTCATTTTTTACGAAGCTTCACATAAAAAAACCGATAGAACTAGTTCCACCGGCTTTTCGAAATTTGATTATGAAAATAACAACTATATGTTAATGTTATGCTTATTTGTTCACCTTATACCTTTTATCAGGAGTACCATCTTTTTTCAGGTGCTTGTTTTCTTTATATCTCTTATCAGGAGTACCGTCTTTTTTCATTTTGGCAGCCGGTTGTGAAGGCTTCGCAGCTTTTGCATCCATTGCTGGTTTTGCAGCTTTTACTTCTGCAGGTTTAGCGGCTTTCACTGTAGTTTTTACAGGTTGATGAGGCTGAGCGCTGGTAGCGGGAGCAGTCTGCTGAGCAGTTGCAAGTCCTAATCCAAGGATCAATGACATTGCAGATAATAGTTTTTTCATAAGAATATTATTGTTTGTTTTTGTTGAATAAAGATATACAAAAAGCAGGCTAGAAAATTTGGATTTTCAACCTTAACTAAAGTTTATTACTGCTTAAAAAAAAATTAAAACAATTCATTTACAATAGAAAAGCCTGTCTTCAGATGAAAACAGGCTTGCAATAATATATAAATAGACAGGAGGTTAGCGCGTACAGTTGGCTGTCCACGTTTTACCGTCCTTTGCGTATAGGATTTTTAACGTATTGTTGTCAATTCTGATATAAGAGGTTGCTGTAGAACCAATCATAACAAGAGTGTGATCTCCTTCCTGATTAAACTCTATTCCGTTAAGATCCGGAATGCTGTTTGAGAAACCGAAATTATACTTGGTACCGCTGGCAATCTTCGTTACAAAAACACTTCCGTTATCTGTGCTTACATTAGTAGATCCGCCATCGTTATAAGAAATACTTCCTTTGTATGTTCCCGCAAAGAACTCATTGTTTACCGGATCATCATCCTTGCTGCACGACGAAAACGATAATGCTGTGAATACCAGCAGCAGCATAATTCCTAAGATTTTAATTGCTTTTTTCATAATACTTAAATGTTTGGTTAGACTTAAAAGCCCAAACACTATGCCATGAGGGAATAATTGGTTTTTTTTAACGGGTTATTAAATAAATTTGTAAAAAATTAAGATTTATTAGGCTAAGTCATTCATTTTAAATCCGAAAGTCAGCTGGTTTTTTAATGAAAGAAAAAAATATCCGTACCTTTGTATATCATAAACGGTTTCGGAAAACTCCCGAAATCGCTTTTGTCGTTTATATCAATACTATTTATGCAATTAAAATCCATCAAAGAAAAGTTTCTTCCAGATCTGATGCAGAAAGAGTTCGGGAAAGAAATTTTCACCCAGTTAGAAAACAGCCAGCATATTGCCGTAAAGGGAAGTGCGGGATCTTCAGTTTCTATTTTTGTGGCTGAACTTTTTTTAGTTCAAAAGAAAAATATTCTTTATCTGGTAGATGATAAAGAGGATGCATTGTATGCCAATACTGAAATGGAAGATCTTATTGGCAAAGATAAGGTGTTGTATTTTCCAGCCACCCATCTTGAGCCTTATCAGGTAGAAAAAACACAAAATGCTAATCTGGTTTTAAGAACTGAAGTTTTAAATAAAATCAATTCAGGGAGATCTCCGAAAGTTATTGTAGCTTATGCCGGAGCTTTGTCTGAAAAGGTTTTGAAAAAAGAAGATTTTAAAGCCATCTCTCATCATATAAAAGTAGGTGACCAGCTGGACTTCGATTTTGTAGACGAATTGCTCACCCATTACCATTTTCAGCAGGCCGATTTTGTTTCAGAACCGGGAGAATTTTCTGTAAGAGGGGGAATTGTAGATGTATTTTCTTATTCATACGAAAAGCCATATAGGATTACATTCTTTGGGAATGAAGTGGAAAGTATTAAAACTTTTGATATCGAAACCCAGCTTTCTATAGATAAAGTAAAGGATTTTCAATTGGTTTCCAATATGAATTTCTCTGTGACAGGAAGCAGAGTGTCATTGTTACAGCTGTTGCCAAACGAAAGTTTTGTAGTTTCTAAAAATGGAATGATAGGAATGCAGAAGATCAGGACGTTCTATGAGAAGTCCCTGGAAAAATATGATACTTTAAGTAAAGATATTGCTCACAGAACTCCTCAGGAACTTTTTATTTCTGATCAGGAGTTTTTATTCGATTATAAAAAATTCAGAACAGTTGATTTTGGTGGGGCAGTAATTGAAGGATTGAAGGAAATTACTGAAGTCAAAATGGAGCAGCTCCCTCAGCCGTCTTTTCATAAAAACTTTGAACTGCTGATTGAAGATATCGAAGAAAAACAGAACAGCGGATTTGATACGTGGATTTCCTTTTCAACAGAAAAACAGAAAGAAAGACTCGAATCTATTTTTGAAGAACTTGAACATGAACTTCCTTTTAAGAGCTTTAAATCTGAGCTGCATGAGGGATTTGTGGACAACGGTCACAAGCTTCTTGTTTATACTGACCACCAGATCTTTGACCGTTATCAGAGATATAAGGCAAAGAATACTTTTGCAAAATCAGAGCAGCTTACCCTGAAAGACCTGATGTCTTTGAAAATAGGTGACTATATTGCCCATATTGACCACGGGATCGGAAAATTTATGGGGCTGGTAAAAGTAAATAATGATGGTAAGATTCAGGAATGTTTTAAACTGACTTATAAAAACGGAGACTTATTATATGTAAGTATTCACTCTTTGCATAAGATTTCGAAATACAATGGACCGGATGGAAGAGAGATTGTGCTGAGCAAACTTGGTTCTCCAACCTGGAAATCTTTGAAACAAAAAACAAAAGCGAAGGTAAAGCAAATTGCTTTTGATCTTATTCAATTATACGCACAGCGAAAGACGGCAAAAGGTTTTGCTTATACACCGGATTCTTATCTTCAGAATGAACTGGAGGCCAGCTTTATCTACGAGGATACTCCGGATCAGGAAAAAGCAACCGTAGATGTAAAGAAAGATATGGAGGCTGATACGGTTATGGACAGGCTGGTTTGTGGTGATGTAGGTTTCGGTAAAACGGAAGTTGCAATCCGTGCAGCATTTAAGGCGGCCACAGACGGTAAACAGGTTGCAATATTAGTTCCCACAACTATTCTTGCTTTTCAGCACTACAGGAGTTTTAAAGAAAGACTTAAAGATTTTCCTGTAAATGTTGGTTATATAAACCGATTCAGAACAGCGAAGCAAAAATCAGAAACTTTAGATGCTTTAAAGAATGGAAAAGTAGATATTATCATTGGGACACACCAGCTGGTAAGCAGTTCTGTGAAGTTTAAAGATCTGGGCCTGCTGATTATTGATGAAGAACATAAGTTTGGAGTTTCAGTAAAGGATAAGTTGAAAACGCTTAAAAGTAATGTTGATACGCTTACCCTTACAGCGACTCCTATTCCAAGGACTTTACAGTTTTCATTAATGGCGGCAAGGGATTTATCTGTCATCAAAACACCACCACCTAACAGACAGCCTGTAGATACGCAATTGATCGGATTCAATGAAGAGATTCTTCGTGATGCCGTTTCTTATGAGCTTCAGAGGGATGGTCAGGTTTATTTCATTAATAACAGAATAGAAAACCTTAAAGATATTGCCGGACTTATTCAGAGACTGGTTCCGGATGCAAGAGTGATCACAGGACATGGTCAGATGGAAGGAAAGCAGCTGGAGAAGAATGTTCTGGATTTTATGGAAGGAAAATATGATGTTCTAGTGTCCACGACAATTGTAGAAAGTGGTGTGGATGTCCCGAATGCCAATACCATTTTCATCAATGATGCACAGCGGTTTGGAATGGCAGATCTGCATCAGATGAGAGGAAGGGTAGGACGTAGTAACAGAAAGGCATTCTGCTATCTGATTACACCACCTTATGATATGATGACTTCCGATGCCAGAAAACGTCTGGAAGCCATTGAGCAGTTTTCTGATCTGGGAAGTGGTTTCCAGATTGCAATGAAAGACCTTGAAATCCGTGGTGCCGGTGACCTTTTGGGTGCTGAACAAAGCGGGTTCATCAATGAAATGGGGTTTGAAACATATCAGAAACTAATGCAGGAAGCGCTGGAAGAACTGAAAGATGATGCTGACTTTGAAAGTCTGTTTGAAAACGAGGAAGACAGACAAAAGCTCTTCAAATCTGTAAAAGATGTCAATATCGATACTGACCTGGAATTGATGTTACCTGATTTCTATATTTCCAATACCGAAGAAAGATTACTGCTGTACCAGAAAATTGCAGAAATTAATAATGAAGTTGATCTTCATCAGTTTGAACTTGAGCTGATTGACCGTTTTGGAGCATTGCCGAAAGAAGCCGTCAATCTATTGAAAAGCGTTTCTCTGAAATGGTTAGCCGCAGATATAGGTTTTGAGAAGATTGTTATGAAAAATGGAGTATTCTTAGGATACTTCCCAGGGAATCCTCAGGATAAATTCTACCAGACAGATAGATTCAGACATATTATTAATTATTTAACCCGAAATCCTGCCGAAGCCCAGCTTAAAGAGAAATCCGGAAAAGAAGGTAATCAGCTGATGATGAGGAAGGAAAAGGTGAAAAATGTGGATGAGGTTAATATATTATTAAAAGCTATTATTGAACATAATTAAATTATAGGTTTTGTTTTTTGTAAACAAATTTGTAAAAAATGTGAAAAGCGTATAAAATCTTAAATTTTATACGCTTTTTTGTGATTGTTATCATGTTTTTTCTGAGTAATATTCCTTGAGAGGAGAATTAAGCCTGTTTTGAAGGGTCTGATATCACTTTGTTATGACTAAAAATATCCTGTAGATTCCCGTACAGTAAGGGTTTGAGACCTTACTAGATTTTTTTTAAACATAAAAAGTGGAGTTATGTAGAAATAATTCTACTTTTATGTGTGATTAATTCTATGTTGTAATGTGTTTATTTCTATAGGTTTATGGATGTATAACTGGAATTTTTAGGACTTCATTGTGTACCTTTGCAGTCCTTATTATGAAAAAAATTATATATTGCTGCGCAGCTGGACTTCTATCACTCTGCGCTAATGCGCAGGTGGGAATAGGTACTACAAAACCTAAATCTGTTCTTGATGTGAATGGAAAAACCACCTTAAGAAAAGAACTTAGAGTAGGCGGAACTTCAACTCAGGCTGGAGATGCCGGGTTAAACGGCCAGGTTTTGGTTTCTCAGGGTGAGGGTTTGCCTCCCGTGTGGAAGTCTTTGAACATTTCCTTTATGGAAGAGGGACAGTATAAGTTGATCAACTCTTATCTGTCGTCAGATCAAACGGGTATTATCTCACTTACCAATGGTATTGCTGGTGATGGTATTTACAAAAACAGTGTTGGAGATAATATTACTGATGCTGCAAAAGGAACATGGAAAAAGATTGATGGACTTACAAATACCTTTACAATCAAAAATGGAAAAAATAGGCTTACCTATCAGTTCCAGACAGGAATCGAAATAAAAGCACCTACATCTACGACGATAGAAAGTGTAAGATTTACCTGTGGTGTTTTCAGAAACGGAACTTTGGTAGCGGTACGTCCGGATAGAGTTGCGTCTAATAACAACAGCGGAAAAAATGGTCTTCAGGACTATATCTTTACCCTTAATTATACCGAACAGAATGTTCCCGTTGGAGCTCATACGATTGAGATTGCATGCAGAAAGATTGATACTTCAAATTCTACCTCACAATTTGCCATCGGACGCAATGTACAGGCTTCAAATGGAGCTTCCAGTGCATTTACTTTGGAGTCTACAATGAAAATGGACGTTATTGAATACGTGAGCTATAAAACGAACTAATGATGAAAAAACTATTATCAACCCTATTTCTGACCATAGGACTTTTGGTGTCGGCTCAGGTAGGAATAAAAACAGATACTCCAAAAGCAACTCTTGATGTAAACGGAGATTTGAACTTCAGAAATAAAATTGCAGTCCTTAATGCTACTGATAATTCAATTTCTCAGGGAAATAACGACCAATTACTGGTTTCTCAGGGAGAAGGCTATGCCCCAATCTGGAAATCACTTCGTATTCCTGAATATGAGCCTAATAAATTTTATCTGATCTACAACAACTCTTTTTCAGATAAAGTAGGGATTTCATTTACTTCTTCTGATGATTCTTCGGTAGGTTTGGCCTCAAGAGGGGGAACTTTTACCAAAGGAAAAGAGATCAGCAGTCTTACTAATTTTAAAAAAATCAACAACCTTTCACAGGTAATCAGTGTATTCAGTACTCAGAGTAAAGCTTACTTCCAGTTTGAAACGGTTGTACAGGCAGACTTCGGAGGTGCTGGGACTACAGATACCTCAATAGATTATGCCTGTGGGATTTTTGTAGACAATAAACTGGTGAATCTGAGACAGAGAAACTTAAAAGCAATCAGTACTTCATATCCTTTCCTTACCCATACTCAGATTGGTATTGTAGATAATCTTGCGAAAGGAGATCATACAGTAGATGTTGCCTGTACAAGATTGGGTTCTTATGGAGCGGGGAGCAATACCCTTACGATAGGAACCAATGTATACTCTAATATTAATGGCTTTATTTCACAGTCATCCCTTAAAGTAGATGTATATGAAGTTCCAGAAGTGTTTAACACCATTATAAACTAAAGCGGATTATGAAAAAAATATTATTTGTAACATCACTTCTGTTAACTGTTGCAGCTACTGCCCAAGTGGGTATTAATACTCCTAATCCGACTAATATGCTGGATGTAAACGGAGACCTGAATGTTGGAAAAGAATTAAGAACAGGAGGTACAGATGTACTGAGAGGATCTGCCGGAGCAGCAGGTGATATATTTCACAATAACGCAGACCTGACTACAAACGACTGGAAGGCAATAAAAATTGCAGACGGACAAGGAAGTATGTCAGTTTTTTCAATCAATACGGTTGCTGATAAAACAGGAGTTACTTTTGTTGCGCCAAACGGAGCTACTACTCCTTATAACGATGGAGATGCTTTAGCTGGGAACTGGACTGTGCTTCCCGGGGCAGTGGATACATTCTCTGTAACCAATATGGTGAATAAAGCTACATTCTCTTTTCAGACGACTGTTCAAAAAACAGGAACAAGCTCAGCGAGTTTTGCCTGTGGTATTTTTATAGATGACAAACTTAGAGCGGTAAGAACAGATGTTTTATTAGGAGATAGCGGGGCCTACAAGATTTTTAATCTTAATGCTACTCTTGCGAATCTTACTCCTAAAAACCAATATAGCGTTAAAGTAGCCTGCATCAAAAGAGCAATCTCAGGAACAAATCTGGGAATAGGAAAAGCTGTTGATGCTACTTATCTTAATAGCGATATGTCACAATCTGTTTTGACGACATCTATATTGCAACCTTATTAATTTTTATGATAATACAATAATTAGAAATCTAAAAACGTTATGTTTTTAGATTTTTTTTGTTTATTAACTCTATTTCTTGTGAATTTGTCCATATAAATTGAAGTGTATTATCGAAAATTGAATTATATTTGGGCAAGCTAAAAAAATTCTATATGGTAAAAAACTATTTTTTAAAAATATTTGCCGGTATTGCTTTTCTTGGGCTGCTGGCAGCATGTACTACTACCTCAGATCCCATAGAATCTATCCCGAATCCGGATGATGGACCGCCGCCTAAAAAGGTTTTAGCAAAGGTGAGTGCTAATAATATTTCCCAGGAAGAATATGTTACGGCAGCAGTAACCGGAGATTTACAGACTGCAGTTTCTAAGGATGAATCTGCTCCGGGTGCTTTTTATACGGGAACGGTAACGTATACCAACAAGAATATCACAAAAATTAAATATGTAAGTTCAGCAGCATCCAGTCTTGTTTATGAATTTAATATTGTTCCTGATGCTACAGGTAAAAAGATTTACAACGCCACTTCTACTACAACGGGTGCCACTCCATCAGTTTCTGTTATAAGTGACTATACTTTTACTTATAATCCAACGACGAATAAACTTACTAAGATTCTTGAGAAGAGAAAAGAAGGGGGAATCAGCGCTTATAACAAATTTATAGATTATAGTTTTGTATATACCGGAGATAATGTTATTCAGGTAGTTTCTTCTAAAGGATTATTAGATATCAATGGAAACCCGAATATGGGTACTGCAGTAGTAAGCAAGTACAGCTTTCAGAACTATGATGCTCAGAAAAGCCCTTACTCTACACTTTCACCGGTTTATTTTATAACACGAAGTCTGATAAATCCAGCTCAATTCTATAAAATTTCTCCGAATAATCCTACTTCAATGTTTATAGAATTGCCTTCACCAGCGGCTCCGGTAAATACAGCTCAGAGCTATTCTTATGATAATCAAGGGTATGTGGTTGTAGAGAAAAACCAGAATGTTACTTTTACCTATAAAAATTTATAGGAGAGAGAGATAGTTATTAATCTTACCAGAATATAAAATAATCATATAATTTTTAGGTAAAAAAAATTATATTTGTCAAAAAAATAATCAATTACAAGGAAATGAAGCAAATTTTCTATTTTATTTTACTAATCGCAGGTTTTTCTTCAATACATTCCTGCAAGGACATGCTGGATGAGGATGGAAATCCATTGCTGGATCTTAACAATACAGGAGGATTAAGCGGTCCCAGAGCATTATACAGAGAAATTACAGATAAAGATACTATCGCAGAATATCAGTACAGCGGACTTCTTGTGACTAAAGTACTTACAGATAGTGCTTCAGTGACTAATATTATGTATAGTGGTGATAAAATCAGCCAGATTAATTTCAATGGCTTTTTGGATCTTGACGGAAACGGAAAACTAGATAAGGATAGTGTATCATACACTCAATTATTCACTTACGCAAATAACAATAAGCTGCAGACGATTTCTGAAAACCGTTCTATTTTCAGAAGACCTCCGCCTGTACCACCGGCAACTACTCCAGGTCCACAGACATTACTGAAAAAAGAGAAGAGCCTTTACAATATTAAATATAGTACTGCTACAGGGAAGCTGGATTCTATCATTATGAGGAATGGTCCGGATGTAGTAGGAGTGCCGCTTGCTTTCACAGATTACTCTAAAACGGCTTACACATATGTAGGCGATAACGTATCTAAAGTAACAAGAAACTATGGAACAATGACAGGAGGAGCATTCGGTGCTGTTACAGGAAAATATAGCTATGAATACTATGCATATGATGATCAGGTGAGCCCGTTCACATTATTGCCACACGTATATAAGATTTCAAGACTATTATCTACAGTAATCAATGATAAAGAAAGTCTTATTCTATCTCCAAACAACCCTAAGAGATGGTCGGTGACAGATCTTTCGCCACCTATTCCAACTCCAATTGTAAAGAGTACCAATTACGTTTATGATCCTCAGACTTATATGACAAAAGGATACGGCGTTAATTATATCTACAAACCACAATAGAAGACTTTTTTAATAATATTGAAACTCAATCTTTCCTAAGATTGAGTTTTTTATTTTTTATCCCTTAATTTTGCAAAAAATTTCTGATGAAATATTTAATTGTCGGGCTTGGTAACAAAGGCTCAGAATATGAAAATACACGACACAATATAGGCTTTAAAGTAGCTGAAAAAATAGCTGAAACTCTTGAGGTATCATTCAATACCTCCAATTTTGGCTGGATGGCAGAAGGAAAACATAAGGGCAGAAAAGTTTTTATCCTTAAACCAGATACGTATATGAATCTTTCCGGAAATGCGGTGAAATACTGGATGCAGAAAGAAAATATTCCTTTGGAAAATGTACTGATTGTTACTGATGATCTTGCTTTACCTTTCGGAACATTAAGGTTGAAAGGGAAAGGCTCTGATGCTGGCCACAACGGACTCAAAAATATTAATGAAGTATTGCAGACCCAAAATTACGCAAGGCTTCGTTTCGGAATCTCTGCTGATTTCTCTGCAGGACGACAGGTAGATTATGTATTAGGAACCTGGAATGAAGAAGAGACAGCAAAGCTTACTGAGAGAATTGAAACTTTTTCAAAAGCGAGCCTTTCTTTCGTATTTGCAGGATTGAATAATACGATGTCTACATTTAACGGGAAATAATAGAAAGACAGAAAGTAAGAGAGTATAGGAGCAGGTAATAAGGAGTAGACTTTTATTGCATGACAAAAAATAAATGCCACCGGATTCCGATGGCATTTTCTGTAAATTATAATTGAAATTTAATGAGTTTATCTTTTATAACCAACTTACTGCACCAGTTTCAACATCATAATTGGCACCAACAATTTTAATTTTTCCTTCTTCTTCAAGTTTTTTAAGTGTTGAGCTTTGCTTACGGATGTCTTCAATAGCGCTTTTTACGTTTTGCTGATTAAGCCTTTCCAAAAGAGAACTGTTTTTTGATGAACGCTCTTCATTTTCTTCAATGATGTCATTGATGATAGGGTTGAAATGGTTGATCAGGTGGTTAAGATTATCCATTCCCAATCCTTCAATCTGTGCAGCATCAAGACCTCCTTTCAAAGCACCGCATTTTGTGTGGCCTAAAACTACAATAAGTTTAGAACCGGCAACGTTGCAGCCAAATTCCATCGATCCAAGAATGTCCTGATTAATAAAATTACCGGCAATTCTGATACTGAAAACGTCTCCCAATCCCTGGTCAAAGATAAGCTCCGCAGAAGTACGGCTGTCTATACAGCTTAGAACTACAGCAAAAGGCCACTGTCCTTCACGGGTAGCATTCACTTGCTCAAGAAGGTCTCTGTTTGCTTTAAGATTGTTTACAAATCTTTGATTTCCTTCTTTTAAGAATTCTAATGCTTTCTCTGGAGTGATAGTAGACTGTGTTTCGTATGTATGTGCTTTCATATTTTTATTGTTTTCGAATTTAAAGTTAAAAAATTAATTATAAATGGAGATTACATGGCTCTTTTGTGAGTAACCAGAATATGGGAATCCTCACTTCTTTCGTAATCTCTGTATGAAGTTTTAAAGCCTAAAAGTTCTACGTTGATGTCCTGTTCCTTTGCACGGATATTGGCAAAATCCTGAATCATTTCCAGTACATCTGTTGCGATGTATGAAGTGCTTCTGGCATCAATGATGACCGTTGAACTTGGTTTTATATTTTTAAGTGTTTTTTTGATAGCAGCTTTATTTAAAAATGAAACTTCTTCAGCTAGTTTTATGTTGATTCCATCTGCATCATCCAGCCTTTCTCTGCTCAAATAATAAGCTCTTTTCATATTCCCCTGAAGGATATAGAAAACAGAGATAGTAAGACCAATTCCGACTCCTTTTAATAAATCTGTTGCTACAACAGCTACCACCGTTGCTACAAACGGAATAAACTGGAATTTTCCTAAATGCCAGAAATGCTTGAATGTAGCCGGCTTTGCCAATTTATATCCCACTAAAATTAATACCGCAGCCAATGTAGCTAATGGAATTAAATTTAAAATAACAGGAATAGAAAGTACACAGATCAATAAGAATATTCCGTGAATAATGGCTGAGATTTTAGAAGTTGCTCCGGCGTTAGCATTGGCAGAACTTCTTACGACAACAGACGTCATTGGAAGACCACCGATAAATGAGCTGATAAGATTTCCGATTCCCTGAGCCTTAAGCTCAAGATTGGTATCCGTAATTCTTCTCTGTCGGTCTAATCGGTCTGATGCTTCAATACAAAGTAACGTCTCAATTGAGGCTACAATAGCAATTGTTGCACCTACAATCCATACTTTAGGATTTGTGAAACCATTAAAATCCGGAGTGGTAATCAGGTTCTTGAAATCATCAAAAGACTGAGGAACAGGCAAAGAAACCAAATGCTGGGTTTCGATAGCCAGAGAACTTCCGGACATCTTGAAGAGTTGATTCAGAAGAATACTTACAATTACTGCAACCAAAGCTCCAGGAAGCATTTTCAGCCTCTTCAGAACGTGGATTTTATCCCATGCGATAAGAACTGCTACTGAAACCAAAGTAATAACAATAGCCCCAGGGTGGATAGCCCCAAATAATTCTGTAAAATATCCGAAGTTTAAACCATTATCAAAAATAGATTCATGACCTTCATAATCTTTATCAAATCCTAAAGCATGCGGAATCTGTTTTAAAATAATAATGATTCCTATGGCAGCAAGCATTCCTTCAATAACGTTGTTGGGAAAGTAGTTGGAAATACTTCCGGCTCTTACAAACCCTAAAATCAATTGAATAAGTCCTGCAATAATCCCTGCACAAAGGAAAAGCTCAAATGCGCCAAGATCTGTTATAGCTGTTAAAACAATTGCCGTTAAACCTGCTGCAGGCCCGGAAACTGAAATATTAGAATTACTGATTGTTCCTACTACCAGGCCGCCTATAATACCGGAAATAATACCGGATAATGGGGGAGCACCTGATGCT is a genomic window containing:
- a CDS encoding SulP family inorganic anion transporter, which encodes MKKTSLIGGIKENFPSGLVVFLVALPLCLGIALASGAPPLSGIISGIIGGLVVGTISNSNISVSGPAAGLTAIVLTAITDLGAFELFLCAGIIAGLIQLILGFVRAGSISNYFPNNVIEGMLAAIGIIIILKQIPHALGFDKDYEGHESIFDNGLNFGYFTELFGAIHPGAIVITLVSVAVLIAWDKIHVLKRLKMLPGALVAVIVSILLNQLFKMSGSSLAIETQHLVSLPVPQSFDDFKNLITTPDFNGFTNPKVWIVGATIAIVASIETLLCIEASDRLDRQRRITDTNLELKAQGIGNLISSFIGGLPMTSVVVRSSANANAGATSKISAIIHGIFLLICVLSIPVILNLIPLATLAAVLILVGYKLAKPATFKHFWHLGKFQFIPFVATVVAVVATDLLKGVGIGLTISVFYILQGNMKRAYYLSRERLDDADGINIKLAEEVSFLNKAAIKKTLKNIKPSSTVIIDARSTSYIATDVLEMIQDFANIRAKEQDINVELLGFKTSYRDYERSEDSHILVTHKRAM
- a CDS encoding carbonic anhydrase; this translates as MKAHTYETQSTITPEKALEFLKEGNQRFVNNLKANRDLLEQVNATREGQWPFAVVLSCIDSRTSAELIFDQGLGDVFSIRIAGNFINQDILGSMEFGCNVAGSKLIVVLGHTKCGALKGGLDAAQIEGLGMDNLNHLINHFNPIINDIIEENEERSSKNSSLLERLNQQNVKSAIEDIRKQSSTLKKLEEEGKIKIVGANYDVETGAVSWL
- the pth gene encoding aminoacyl-tRNA hydrolase, which encodes MKYLIVGLGNKGSEYENTRHNIGFKVAEKIAETLEVSFNTSNFGWMAEGKHKGRKVFILKPDTYMNLSGNAVKYWMQKENIPLENVLIVTDDLALPFGTLRLKGKGSDAGHNGLKNINEVLQTQNYARLRFGISADFSAGRQVDYVLGTWNEEETAKLTERIETFSKASLSFVFAGLNNTMSTFNGK
- the mfd gene encoding transcription-repair coupling factor; amino-acid sequence: MQLKSIKEKFLPDLMQKEFGKEIFTQLENSQHIAVKGSAGSSVSIFVAELFLVQKKNILYLVDDKEDALYANTEMEDLIGKDKVLYFPATHLEPYQVEKTQNANLVLRTEVLNKINSGRSPKVIVAYAGALSEKVLKKEDFKAISHHIKVGDQLDFDFVDELLTHYHFQQADFVSEPGEFSVRGGIVDVFSYSYEKPYRITFFGNEVESIKTFDIETQLSIDKVKDFQLVSNMNFSVTGSRVSLLQLLPNESFVVSKNGMIGMQKIRTFYEKSLEKYDTLSKDIAHRTPQELFISDQEFLFDYKKFRTVDFGGAVIEGLKEITEVKMEQLPQPSFHKNFELLIEDIEEKQNSGFDTWISFSTEKQKERLESIFEELEHELPFKSFKSELHEGFVDNGHKLLVYTDHQIFDRYQRYKAKNTFAKSEQLTLKDLMSLKIGDYIAHIDHGIGKFMGLVKVNNDGKIQECFKLTYKNGDLLYVSIHSLHKISKYNGPDGREIVLSKLGSPTWKSLKQKTKAKVKQIAFDLIQLYAQRKTAKGFAYTPDSYLQNELEASFIYEDTPDQEKATVDVKKDMEADTVMDRLVCGDVGFGKTEVAIRAAFKAATDGKQVAILVPTTILAFQHYRSFKERLKDFPVNVGYINRFRTAKQKSETLDALKNGKVDIIIGTHQLVSSSVKFKDLGLLIIDEEHKFGVSVKDKLKTLKSNVDTLTLTATPIPRTLQFSLMAARDLSVIKTPPPNRQPVDTQLIGFNEEILRDAVSYELQRDGQVYFINNRIENLKDIAGLIQRLVPDARVITGHGQMEGKQLEKNVLDFMEGKYDVLVSTTIVESGVDVPNANTIFINDAQRFGMADLHQMRGRVGRSNRKAFCYLITPPYDMMTSDARKRLEAIEQFSDLGSGFQIAMKDLEIRGAGDLLGAEQSGFINEMGFETYQKLMQEALEELKDDADFESLFENEEDRQKLFKSVKDVNIDTDLELMLPDFYISNTEERLLLYQKIAEINNEVDLHQFELELIDRFGALPKEAVNLLKSVSLKWLAADIGFEKIVMKNGVFLGYFPGNPQDKFYQTDRFRHIINYLTRNPAEAQLKEKSGKEGNQLMMRKEKVKNVDEVNILLKAIIEHN